The genomic DNA CGGCACCGCCACGGGCCGCCTCTTCCCGAACGACGACGCCTACACGACCGCGGCGCTGGTCGGCGTCGCCGCGATGGCGATCACGACGATGGCCAGCCTCGCCCTCGCCCGCCGACGCTCGTCCGAGACCAACCCGTAAGTCAGATGCACTCGTCCCAACACTGGAGGTTCCATGCCCAAGGGCTACTGGGTCAGCGCCTACCGCACCATTTCAGACCCTGAGAAGCTGGCTGCTTACAACAAGCTGGCCGCTCCGGCCGTCAAGGCCGGGGGCGGTCGGGTCCTCGCCCGTGGCGGTCGGGTCGTGGCGCATGACGCCGGAATCGCCGAGCGCACCGTCCTGATCGAGTTCGACAGCTTCGAGCAGGCCGTCGCGGCGCACGAGAGTGCGGCCTACCAGGAGGCGCTGGTCGCCCTCTCCGACGGCGTCGAGCGCGACTTCCGCATCATCGAAGGCCTCGACTGACGATCGAGGCTGCGTCGGCGACGAACACGAAGCCGACTGCGGCCACATCCCGGGTCGTGTTCCCACCTTCCCCGAAGCCGACTTCACCTGGTTCCCCTTCACCACCACCGCCTTGGTCTCCGTCCCGGCAGGCTTCCTGCGCGGCCTGCTCGGCACCCTCCTGTCGGGCCGCAGGACCATTCCACGCGAACGCAACCGCTACGAGACCCTCGAACCCGTCCTGCTCGACGGACCACCGCATCCCCGCAGCGGCCGACGGCGAGCGTGCCGTGGCCGGTACGGACCGGGCCGGTGCGGGCCTACGGAGCCTTCCTCAGGCCCGCCCGGCAGACGGCTTCGTCATCCGGTTGCGAACTCCCCCAGCGTGTCCGGGGAACCGTTGAACCTGTCGTGATCGCCGACCGTCGCCCCCGACGAGGTGTACTGCCACATCGTGTACGCCGACCAGCCCGCCGGGAGCGTCCCCGGCGAGGTGGCGTACCGGGCGACCCACAGGGGGTTGGTGGAACCGAAGCCGCGGTAGCCGCCCGTGCAGAGGGTCCACCAACTGGTGGAGGTGTAGATGACCGCGTCGCGGCCGGTGCGGGCCCGGTAGCGGCCGAGGAAGTCACCGATCCAAGTCACCATGCCGGCGGCGGACTTGCCGTAGCAGGAGTCCCCGTAGGGGTTCCACTCGATGTCGAGGGCGCCGGGAAGCGTGCGGCCGTCGGCGGACCAGGCACCGCCGTGGTCGACGAAGTAGTCCGCCTGGGCGGTGCCGCTGCCGGAATCCGGCGTGGCGAAGTGGTAGGCCCCGCGGACCATACCGATGTCGTAGGCGGCCTCGTACTGCCCGCCGAAGTAGGGGTTCCGGTAGGAGGTGCCTTCCGTGGCCTTCGTGTAGGCCCATCGGGTGCCGCTGCTCCACAGGGTGGACCAGGCCACGTCACGCTGGTGGCTGGAGACGTCGACGCCCTCGGTCTGCCCGGCCCGTGTGGCCGGGGGGACCACATCGGGCGTACCGGTGATTCCGTCGTGGGCCATGACGCCGATGCCCATGTACGCGCTGCCGCGCACAGGCGCGGGTTCCGTCGCCGCGGTCGCGGCGGGCGTGGCGGGCACTCCGGCCGCGGTCAGGAGGATGCCGGACAGGACCACGGCCAGACGCAGGCGCGAACGGCCGTACCGGGATGATATGGATCTTCGCATGGCATCCATCTGATCCTCGGTCGCGCCGAGTCGCACGTCATGTACCGCCAATGACGCCGCCCCGGGCACCGCAGCGGCCGGCCGGGGCCGGCGGCGGACGGAGCGGAGGGGCCGTAGCACCGGATGTCTGTGTGGACGTTCGGGCCGTTGACCACCGGGCGCGAAGAGTGAACCGCCGCTCCGCCGCACCTCTGTACGCCCTTCGCCGGGTGCCTGTCGCGCAGGACGATGCTCAAGCCACCACGACCGGCGAGCGCGGATTCGCGGGTGCCGGTGATCGGCCGTGGGCCGGCGTGCGGGCTGGTCGTAGACGAGACGAACGAGGAGCGGAAATTGGCTGTCGTGATGTTCATGCGCTGGGCCGGAGTCACCCCCGAGCAGTACAACATCGTCCGGGACACCGCGAGTTGGGAGGAAACCGCCCCTGCCGGTGGTCAGGTCCACGTGGCGTGGTTCGACACCCAGGGACTCAACGTGACCGACGTCTGGGACTCTGAACAGGCCTTCCAGACCTTCTTCAGCGAACGGCTGGCTCCTGCGGTCGAGAAGGCGGGCATCACCGGCGAGCCGGAGAGCGAGTTCTGCCCGCTGCACAGGCGATTCGTCTCCCCCGGGGTCATCGGCGCCGCGTGAACCGGTCATCGGCTGCGGGGCGGCCGCTCTGACAGGGGCCTGACGCATGGAGGCGGACATCGGGCGAAGCGCCCACTTCTCTCGATGTCCGCGAGCCGAGACAGCCCTGCGTCGCACACCGCCTCGCATCCAGCACCGGCTCGACCACAGACGGGGCACCCCGGCGGCACCCACCCCTCTCCCCTGCCGAACTCCCTTTCAGAACCGCCCACTTCAGGGATCTCGCCAACCCGGGGCTCCAGTCCCTCGCTCAACTCGGCGTGTCCACGGCCGACGCCGAGTACGGACACGATCGCGGTGCCCCAGCACAGCATCCGCAGAGCGGGCTTCCACGGGTTCGACATGTCGGTGGGGCATGCGGCTGTGTCGCGTGCCTCCAACGCGACCCGCGAGGAGTTCATCCGGCGCGGGCTCTCGACAGGTGAGCGGTGCGACAACGCGCAGACTGCGACGACAGCCATTGTCTCCTGACGGGCAAGGGGCGTCAGCCGCGTATCCGTCACGCGTCGGTCCTCGCTGCGCGGGCCGCGAAGGCGGCCGGGGTGAGACCGGTGCGGTCGCGGAAGAAGCGGCCGAAGTTCGCGGGGTCGGTGAAGCCGAGATGGACGGCCACCGTCCGGGCATCCCACCGGGCAGCTCCCAGCAGGC from Streptomyces sp. NBC_01478 includes the following:
- a CDS encoding DUF1330 domain-containing protein, which produces MPKGYWVSAYRTISDPEKLAAYNKLAAPAVKAGGGRVLARGGRVVAHDAGIAERTVLIEFDSFEQAVAAHESAAYQEALVALSDGVERDFRIIEGLD
- a CDS encoding lysozyme; translation: MDAMRRSISSRYGRSRLRLAVVLSGILLTAAGVPATPAATAATEPAPVRGSAYMGIGVMAHDGITGTPDVVPPATRAGQTEGVDVSSHQRDVAWSTLWSSGTRWAYTKATEGTSYRNPYFGGQYEAAYDIGMVRGAYHFATPDSGSGTAQADYFVDHGGAWSADGRTLPGALDIEWNPYGDSCYGKSAAGMVTWIGDFLGRYRARTGRDAVIYTSTSWWTLCTGGYRGFGSTNPLWVARYATSPGTLPAGWSAYTMWQYTSSGATVGDHDRFNGSPDTLGEFATG